A segment of the Lycium barbarum isolate Lr01 chromosome 7, ASM1917538v2, whole genome shotgun sequence genome:
tatatTATCCTCAAATATGGAGTAACATACAGCCTTAACATAACACACAAGCAATTAAATAGTGGAATtgttaataattttaaaaatttgtACAAGTAAAGAAATAAAAAATGCATTTATTTCAAGTAATTAAAAGTTAAATGTGCTACACGTGTGACCacaaaaattaaaatcaaaatttacCAGACCCAAATTTGCCAACActgagagcccgtttggattggcttataagttgtttccagcttttttgagtgttttgctggtcagcttaaagtcattttgtgcataaaataagcccaaaaaaataattgagcccgtttggtttagcttatctaaagcagcttataagctaaaaacagcttataagccaaaaaaaataagttagcctatccaacttatttttttttagcttataagctgttttcggcttataagctgcttattttaagctcatccaaacaggctttgAAATATGCCCATATTTCTTCAGGTTCGAGAACCAAGTGACATGACAGTTAGTTACGTTATTAACCATAGAAAAAATTTCTCTATTTTCGCAACAGAAACCTCAAAAAGAAACAGGTGGCAATATGATTTGCTTCCACATTTCCAAGTTTATACAACTACTAGCAATAACATAGGAAAGGAAAAAACAACAAAGAATCAGATTATTGGCCTAATCAAAGATCACTATCTCAAGGGAAAGAATTAATTAGCAAAtcaagaagaaaaggaagaataAAAATGGCTCATTTGAAAGTTGTAGCCACAATGTCCAATTGTATTTCTACAAGATTGATAGTGCCTGCAGGAAGTATATGGATCTATAGAGACTTTGTTAGTGCCACAAGACCTTCTCAAAAAGTGAGTCTTAATTTGtttatattagtttttcttaTAATGGTGGTGACGTTCAAGTAAGCTTGTTGCGCGTATCTTGATTAACTCCACAAGATATCTGTTATCTTCCATCAGCAAAGATATCAAGTAACTCTGTCCATCAAAGTTTGGACAGATAAGAAGAAATCACTTGATATTTTTGTTTCCGCTGAATTTGAACTTGATTATAAACTAGTTTTTCTTCTTTAATATTGATCACATGGATGGATTTGGTTCAAGTACTCAAAAATCCTCATTTCTATGTATGAATATTTATGTGAACATTTTCTTGtctttttattatttaatttGGGAAATTAAATGAAGATTGATAAAGAGACATGCCAAAAGATCATAGAAGCAGCAGAAGCAGTGAAAGAAGGGGCTAAAGAAGTGAAGAGTGTAGGTGAATTCGTCAAAGAAACAGTTTCTTCTAGTGCAGGAAATGTAagtttcttttatatatatatatatatatatatatatatatatatatatatatatatatatatatatatatatatatatatatatatatatatatatttctcacAATTGGTTTATTTGTTTTACATTTCATTTTTCTTTGTTGAATGTTTATATATTCTATCTAATTGAATAAAGAGGAACAAGATTAAGACATTTCATTTTCCTATTTTATTAATCATCATCACTTGTCACACACTAAAAACATGAATTAATTACGAATTGAACTTCATTGCTAATTTGTCGCTAAATTTGCTAACAAGATCTTTTAATAATCTATGGCTAATTCATCGTTAAATAGGATTAGTGAGCGAATTTAGTACTCCGCGACAGAAGTTATTTGTTATTAAACCTTCTTCTTTTTTAACGAAAATAACTCAATACAGAGGATCATTTTTTATTTACCTTTTAATATATATGCAGAATAATTTGTGGTTAATTACTTCGATGTTGTGTTGATTAATTAGGTAATGTCGGAGATGGCAAAGGCAGCACTAGAAAAGGCAActgaaaaagaagagaaaggtGCATGGGATAAAGTCAAGGACACTGCTAATGACATCAAGAAGAAAGTCGTTGGCAAGTGACTTTCCTAATTAATTAGCCTTAATTACATAGAGTTTTAAGTTTTGTACAATGTCGATGCAAAAAATTGTCACTAAGTGTAATTTGATTAATATAACAGGTTACTACCTTATTTTTCACATTATCATACCAAGATTAATGTGGAAAAAGTACATGTTATTGTAGGTCATTAACTTTGATAGTGCTACCGTTTGCTACTGAATTGTAATATTCCCCAATTCTTTAGATGTTAATCATTTACTTATTAAGTTTTCCATATCTAATGAGATACGTAGGATAATAATTGCCAATCAGCTTGAGCGTGATTAAACTACAGTGAAATTCGATTAAGCTCAGTCCGACTAAGtattactccttccgtcccataataagtgtcaccttaatcAAAAACACgtatattaagaaatcaataatgcaatgtaAAGTTTACTAATCTATCCCTATATAATTCCAAGTTTCTATGCGCTTTTTGTCTTGAATACATAAATTTGTCAGTTTTTGTCTAAGGGTAAAGttggaaaaaactagtcaatttatgtcttaatttcctaaggtgacacttattatgggacgatTTTTTTTAGCTAAGGTGACACTTTCGATTAGTCCCGGAGTACCCTGGACTCAAACTTTGCTCGACGCTGGAATAGGTTCAGTACTGTATCTATccacactacaagaaagtatagaaatcgccaaaaaaaaaaaaaaaaaaaaattggcaacaacttagttttattgttggcaaatgatttttttgttgccaaagaatataattttgttgtcatagtattgattattatagtaaaaagtacttttggcaacagaaaaaaaagttgttgcacgctGTTGCAATAAAGCTattgggaaaagttcatgcaaatttttttttttttttgccaaaagtACATTTTGTAACAATAATTAatttatggcaacaaaattaaaaaaaaaaaactattgccAAATATAATTATTCTTGTAGTGCCAGCCCAGGTCAATGGATTAGTTTCCCTGTCCAAGCCCAAATGGGGGATGGATGGGCCACGGGACAAGCCAAGTACTGTATCTAGTCTTGCATATGAACGTGTAGTTTAGTTTCTTTTCTTTATAAGAAGTTAATTGTCATTATGTTCATAAAGTATGGATGTTTACACTAATGAAATTTGTAGACTAGCATCCTTATTTTGATTCtgttcaagaaaaaggtaagtaGTCCGGATAATACAATATTAAAACACTAACACAAGAAAAAACAAAAGGGAGAAGGgttatttttgttttttcttgtCTCTTAATTTCTTTAGCAGTTTTTTGGTTTCATGCTACATGATTTTGGCGGGAGAAAGAGAGGATTTGTTAGATATCGACATGGTCTCTTTCAGCCAAGTCAATTGAAATGATACCGATCGAGTCAGACGCATTTCTCTCTACCATTAGACCTAGATTGGTATGAAAATTCACATATTGATATATCTCATTGATTCGAAAAAATTTCTTCTCTTGATAGAGGAATAACCACAGTCGACGACTAAGGAGTTTCAGACATTTGTAAATGTAGTTTAACTTAACGTGAGACTAGTCTCGTAAGCGAGAGAGCTCACTCAGTCTATAAACTAAGGATAAACCTCCAATAAACTCACCATTGATCACTATTGGTTCTCTTTATCCAGGCCTCGACTATTAAAAATAAACCCTATGCCATTTGGTTATAGGGATAATTAgggtaaaattttaaaaaaaaaaatcacgtttCATTCCTTGTAATCGAAAAATGGTCATTGTCATGGAATTCAAATTTCATAGGTGAAAGTCAGGACATTGTTATGGAGTTTCACTTGTAAAATTTAAAACTCAATGACAGTGGTTATTTTTCAAAGACAAGACCAAAACTGACCAATTAGACCCAGAATTAGGGAGGTTGTCCCGATATAAAGTTTGAGATTAAATTTATATCAATACTTGGTTATAAACATTAGCTAAAACCAGGATAAAATTCATGCTAAAATCTTGCGATTATCTATTTCGTATTGAAGGGGAAATTATACTCATAATTGACATAACATTATTTTGAATTAAACACCTATTAACTGCAAAATGGAATAAACCTGAAAGAAATAATAGGAGTGGAAAGACACAAATAAAGGGACTATGTGAGTGTTCCTACCAAATAAGGAAAAAATGAAGGTAGTACTATGTTTATGGACAAGCATTGATTTTTCCAAAGCCAAATTGCCTAACCTTGAAGGGACATAAACTTGTACTACTTCATTCTGTCATAGTAATAAGCtagaaaaagaataaataaaagaTTCATCAACCTTAAAGTTCATAAATATGCTAGATATTACCCTCTTCAATGAATGCAACACTTTCCTATGACAAAAAAAACAAAGTACACTATGaccaagaaaaaaaagaaaaaaacaaagtacaccatgacaaaaaaaaaaaaaaaaaaacgaagtaCACTGACAGTTCTGAAGAGTATTCATGGTATATTCTTAAAGgtaaaatacatcaaatcaccaTTAAACTATACttaaaatgtcgatatcacatcTAAACTATACGgacgacctattacacacctgaacatcTAAAAATTGAATTTATTTACACCTTATAAGCAGACGTGGCAAAAAAATAATGATAATTAATAAATAGGCGtagtaaaaataatttttaatttaataaaaactgattttttttcaaCTCTTCTTCTCCATTTTCACCACTACCACCCCCCACCACCCAAACCCGCCTCTCCTCCATTTCATCACTACCACCACCACATCCCCCTCTTCTTCTTCACGCCCCACCCTCCATTCTttctacttcattttttttttaatcacaattctctacaacaacttcatcaatTCATAATGATCTTCACAATTCTTCATCAATCCATAGAGAAGAAATTCACCATGTTACAACAACTTCACCAACTTATATCTTTTTCACTATCCACAATCAAATCCGTACACACCTACCATGGATTTCACTACCCCTATGAACCCCACCCTTCCAAAATCATACCAATTTCACCACTACCAAACCTTTCACTAGCAAAAGTCACAACACCACCATCACCTATTTCAACACCCATCACCAAATACCATAGCAGCACCACCGCCACCACCGAAATTGTCGACCACCATCATCAATTTCATCACCTTCCACCAAAACCACCGCCAAAGAATAATTTGGTGCAAAATCAAGAGAGAATTTtacacagagagagagagagagagaggaacgGTCTGAGAAATagcaaaaattgattttttttgcaAAACTTAGAGAGACTTGTCCGGCATCTTGGCCGGATTTTTGTGgcaaatcagtttttttttttttttaatggtggGCCCTAAATTGGTGGTGATGGCATCTTTGTTTATAGCTAATAAATTTGatggtgatgatggaattgaTGATTGGGTTTGGGGATGGTGATATGCCAACAGTGACAATGGAGTTTTTTTGTGATGAGTATAGAAattaaggaaaaagaaaatagtataaattaaaaaaatagaaaaaaagaaaCAGTACCGGAAGTAATAAAATTTATTTTGTTTCCATGTGGCGCTGATGTGGATGCGCGTGTGGAACACCACACACTGCAAAAGTGGTTTAATGCCTTGCAGGGTGCGAATAATTTCAGTTTTTAgatgttcaggtgtgtaataggtcacccgtaaagtttaggtgtgatatcgacattttgagtatagtttaagggtgatttgatgtattttgcctattCTTAAACGAATATAGTTCTACAATTTTGTTTATGTTTTTGCAACAAAAATATGAAGAACAAAGGTTATAtgcagtccaaaaaaaaaaattaaaaacaggtTTATGACGCCTTATTAAGAGTACACAAGAGTATTTATTTCTCAGAGAGTCAAATATACTTCCCTGAAAAACAAGGAAAAGTAAGATTTATGTGAGGACTATTAATAATATGTGAAGCAAAATGGTTTAAAGACCCATTTATATCACGATACAAATATTGAACATCATGTGAAATATTGAAATAGTGATTTGAAGTTTAAGTAAATTGTATGTTCCAACTGTATTTCTTTGTTACAATAAAATACATGTTAAAACGCGATTTCTGGATCTGTTTAACAATTGAGACTATGATTTGAGATCTAAGATACTTGAGACTATGATCGATCATGTCAATGACAAATTTAAAATGtaagaaataattaattttaaatatataaaacTGAAACGCCGTACTAATGTGATTAAAACGAACAAAAAGATAAAACGTGGTACTCCATCACAATCACATGGCACCATGGTCCAAAGTCAGGGCTCATTTCCAAAAAAGATGATAATAACTACTCTAATATTAAAGTCAGATTAATTTTTTCTAGTTACACAATTTTGAAGGTAATTAATTCATTTCACCATAAAAGGATGAATAATATACCACCCCCTTCCGTAATTTCTAACGTTCGTCTAATTCCTTCTATTTTTATGGAATAGACTCCAATTTACCATCGCGATTACTTTTTATGTAATATCGTTTGATTAGAAATAAAGTTTAATTTTCCCAAAATAAAAAGAGAACGTGCCAAGCAAATCTAGCCGAACAATACTGCATcacaaaattaatttattttaaaattaccctcctttttaatgactATTTGTAATTTTAGAAAAAGTTAAGAAGGAGCAAAGAGGTAATACTGACAAATTACTTTTTAATTAGTATTCTTAAAGGAAGCGTCACACCCCCGaactttatttattttgaaaTGGAAGAAATAATTTACaagtataaaataaaactaaaaagttaaaattaaattattttacaTATAAAATATGTTTTTAGATAAGACTAAAAAGTAAAATTGCGTCACATAAAATgaaattaagagcctgtttggatgggcttatgcctataagctgcaaacagcttataagctaaacaAAATAAGTTGAGAtaatttaacttattttttttggcttataagttgttttcagcttataagctgctttacataagctaagtcaaatagacctaattatttttttgagtttattttaaacacaaaatgactttaagccgGTCAACTCAACATTTAAAAaggctgaaaatagcttataagaaATTTATAAGCAActaataagtcaatccaaacgggctctaagttagTAATTATCAAAAGAGCATTACATCACACCACAGGTCACTGCTTAGATCAGTAATCACACTCAGTCTTGAAACAGCTAAGCTACAAAAAGTATCAACAAACACTTCATCACAAATTCTCGTTTCCCACTCTCTCTTCCTCTTAAAAAAGTATTTCCTCCGGGTCAAAAAATGAatctatttaattatttatacATCCCTTAAAAAAATAAGTAATTCAATTAAACTATTTCTAATTAAATatgtattgagatttgatcatataatacCTAATAGGgataaatctgaaaaaataaggttaattctttcttaatttgataagtgaatattttttttataaaaaaaagacTAAATAGACACTTTTTTTTATCCGAATGGAGTAATCTTTCTCTGCTCCTTTTCATTCTTGATCTCCAAACAAATGCAGTATAAAAATTTAGTCAAGCActatttttcaacttcaatttcaaataagcttttttctcaattttcaatcaaatcatgtccaaacaccTTGTAagaatgaaattaaaaaaaggaTTAAAGTTGAACTATTTCTGCACATGAAAAGATGCCGCTTTTTGGACAAAATTAAAAGATTGTAATCCTTCCAGCTCAATTTACGTGAAAGTATGTAATTATGCACGaagtttaagatttttttttttttttaaattgtgatCTAAAATGAATTATAAGATTTTCTATTGCTATAAAATATTTCATTAAatgtaaaataaaattttaaattgttattaatttttttttaaattgattaaaaagaaaattttcaCATTGATTGAAATGGGGAAAGTATAAAAATTTGCTAGGGAGTAGTAGTAAATATTAAAAGTGTATAACACCAAAGGATGTGGTGAAGCAAACAGAGCCGCTCCTCCCTTAATCCGAGGTCACGGATTTGAGCTTTGAGTATGGAAAAATCTTCGATGGATAACTTTCCCCGAATAAGCCTTATGCGGCGCTAATACAAATTTAATCGGACTCCAATACAAGTATCAGACACCGAatgattttctttttatttttatcaaaGTGCATCACACCACACCAAAGTGATTGCTTAGATCAGTAATCACACTCAGTCCCTATAAGATATGCCAAGTGGAAACAGCTAAGCTACACAACGTATCACCAAGCATCTCAACTCCATCCCAATTTGTCATTTCTCACTCTTTGTTCCTCCTAAAAAAAGTAATCTCCTTAAAAAAGTAATCTCCTAAAAGAGTAATCTTTCCATCCTTTTTGCAAAATACATAAACATTCCTAAATTATATCCAAAATATTAATATCATACCTAAACTATACGAGTGATCTATTACACACCTTAACATCTTAAAAGGGAATTTAATTCCCCCCTACAAGCTGATGTgacacaaaataaaaaaataattaataagtgGCGCGTTTTTTAtaaaaacttattttttattccattttttattaaaataaatatttttgtacCCCGCACCCGCCCCGCCCCTCTATCACTCCAAACCCGCCCcatctctctttcttcttcatccCTGCTCGCACAGCTGCATCcattatccctttttttttttttttacattctctCTCTCCTCCCTTCAACACCGCTGCCCCGCCCCGTCCCTCCATCTTTACGCCAAACCACCCTCACCCCCGAAACCCctccctttcttcttcaccatatCTTCCATCACAAATAATCACATTGCCACCATCAATTTCACCATCCTCACCTGACCCACCATCAACAATTAAAACCCAGCACCATTAATATAAATATGTCAATCAATTTTTGTTGATTAAGATagtaatacaaaaaaaaaacaaaaaaaaaatacagaacATGAATCTCGATGGTGGTGATGGCATCTGTGTTTATAGCTAGTAAATTTAATGATGGTGATGAAATTGATGATTGGGTTTGGGGATGGTGATATGCCACCGGTGATAATGGAGGTTTTGTAATGAGCAGGTGAGGGAAGAGGAGCGGGTTGGGAGGGGGCAGCAACAACacgggttgggggggggggggggggggcggcagCAACAACACATTGAATAGTCGGTGTTGTTGAACAACAACAGTAAATTGAATTTTGGACGGGGTGATATAATTTCGGTGGTGAATTTAGTTGCGGATCTTGAATTTATGGTGATTGTTTGCAATTTCTTATAGTGGCAGTAGTTATGAAGCGATTTAATGGTTGatttgattgtgggtggtgaaaATTGtggttaatttttttatttgatgGTGGTGG
Coding sequences within it:
- the LOC132602638 gene encoding uncharacterized protein LOC132602638 — encoded protein: MAHLKVVATMSNCISTRLIVPAGSIWIYRDFVSATRPSQKIDKETCQKIIEAAEAVKEGAKEVKSVGEFVKETVSSSAGNVMSEMAKAALEKATEKEEKGAWDKVKDTANDIKKKVVGK